The Candidatus Latescibacterota bacterium sequence GTTCCATACGATGTCATAACGTCTTCTCATGAACAGAACTGCAATCGTGCTGAACAGGACGAACTGCGGTACTTCAATGAGATTCTTCAGCTTGATTCCAACGGAATGGGGCAGTCCCAGCAACCTTACCCGCCTGAAATCTATATTCTCGAAATCAT is a genomic window containing:
- a CDS encoding glycosyltransferase; translation: MRILMITRVYGRRGGIARTSLETAERLAARGHHITVLTNQVDSDYDFENIDFRRVRLLGLPHSVGIKLKNLIEVPQFVLFSTIAVLFMRRRYDIVWN